CAGTCCGGCGAGGAGTTCTGTCCGAACCGATGATCCGTGTTCTTGCACACCGAAGTAGTCTGAGACGGATTCAGCGAGTCCCATAATGCACGTGTGAGCATAACTAGGAACCACTCGATAAGCGTTTTCATCGAGCACCCGCCGTCCCGGCCGAATCGAGCCGAAAGACGGCGGGCGAGCCACTCGACGTCGAAGCTCACTCGGCGTCGAACGTCGTGAGCGCGCCGACCGGGGCGTCCGTGAGTTCGCGGGCGCGGTCGATGCCCTCCTCGCCGACCGCGATGAGCGTGAAGACCCCGGCGACGTCGGCGTCGGCCTGGGTCGTGATGTCGAGCAGGAGTTCCTGGGTCTCGCCCGACCGGATGAGGTCGTCGACGATCAGGACGTTCTCACCGCCCGAGAGCGCTCGTCGGGGGAGGTAGTACGTCAGTTCGATGCCGGAGGCGAGCCGCTGTCGGGACTCGATGAACTCCTCGACGGCCGTCTCCTTCGACTTCTTGGCGTACGCGACGCGGGCGTCGAAGTAACTCGCCATCGCCGCGCCCAGCGTGATCCCGTCGGTCGCGGCCGTCAGGACGACGTCCGGGCGCTCGAAGTCGAGCGCGTTGGCGGCGACGGGGGCGACGAGGTCGAGAAAGGACTGATCGAAGACGACGCCGGAGTTGTCGACGTACCCGCCGTCGTCGAACTCCACGCGGGCGCGCAGTTCCGTCGCCAAGGCGTCGCGGCCGACGCCGTCGACGACGTCGTGCGCGCGCTCCGCGCCGGGGAGGACGTGGCCGTTGACGTATCGGTTGAGGTCGCCTGCCGGGAGCCCAGTGAGTTCGGCGAGTTCGTCGTACGTCCGAGTCTCCTTGAGCATCCGCAGCACCGCCACCGACTGTAACTGGAGGGCCGCTTTCTCCGCTCTGTTCATACGTAGATGTGCGAGTTCTCGCAAGTATGAATATATCGATACGAATTCTTTCGAAA
This portion of the Halobellus litoreus genome encodes:
- a CDS encoding phosphoribosyltransferase family protein, with the translated sequence MNRAEKAALQLQSVAVLRMLKETRTYDELAELTGLPAGDLNRYVNGHVLPGAERAHDVVDGVGRDALATELRARVEFDDGGYVDNSGVVFDQSFLDLVAPVAANALDFERPDVVLTAATDGITLGAAMASYFDARVAYAKKSKETAVEEFIESRQRLASGIELTYYLPRRALSGGENVLIVDDLIRSGETQELLLDITTQADADVAGVFTLIAVGEEGIDRARELTDAPVGALTTFDAE